A single window of Vigna unguiculata cultivar IT97K-499-35 chromosome 1, ASM411807v1, whole genome shotgun sequence DNA harbors:
- the LOC114194731 gene encoding prohibitin-3, mitochondrial-like, producing MGSSQAAVSFLTNLARSAFGLGAAATALSSSLYTVDGGQRAVLFDRFRGILDDTVGEGTHFLIPWVQKPYIFDIRTRPHTFSSISGTKDLQMVNLTLRVLSRPEIGKLPVIVKNLGLEYDEKVLPSIGNEVLKAVVAQFNADQLLTDRSQVSALVRDSLIRRAKDFNIVLDDVAITHLSYGSEFSRAVEQKQVAQQEAERSKFVVMKAEQERRAAIIRAEGESDAAKLISDATASAGMGLIELRRIEASREIASTLAKSPNVSYLPGGQNLMMALNASR from the coding sequence ATGGGTAGCAGCCAAGCCGCAGTCTCGTTCCTCACTAACCTCGCCCGCTCGGCCTTCGGCCTGGGCGCGGCGGCCACCGCCCTCTCCTCCTCCCTGTACACCGTCGACGGCGGCCAGCGCGCTGTCCTCTTCGACCGGTTCCGGGGCATTCTCGACGACACCGTCGGCGAGGGAACCCATTTTCTCATCCCGTGGGTTCAGAAACCCTACATTTTCGACATCCGCACGCGCCCTCACACCTTCTCCTCCATCTCCGGCACCAAAGATCTTCAGATGGTCAACCTCACACTCCGCGTCCTCTCCCGTCCTGAAATCGGCAAGCTCCCCGTCATTGTCAAGAACCTCGGCCTCGAGTACGATGAGAAGGTTCTGCCGTCCATCGGCAACGAGGTTCTCAAGGCCGTCGTCGCGCAGTTCAACGCTGATCAGCTCCTCACCGACCGTTCTCAGGTATCCGCTCTCGTCCGCGACAGTCTCATCCGCCGCGCGAAGGATTTCAACATTGTTCTTGATGACGTCGCCATCACGCACCTCTCCTACGGCAGCGAGTTCTCGCGCGCGGTGGAGCAGAAGCAGGTGGCGCAGCAGGAGGCGGAGCGGTCCAAGTTCGTTGTGATGAAGGCGGAGCAGGAGCGGCGGGCCGCGATTATCCGTGCCGAGGGAGAGAGTGACGCGGCGAAGCTGATCTCCGACGCTACTGCCTCAGCCGGAATGGGGCTGATTGAACTCAGGAGGATTGAAGCCTCCAGGGAAATAGCCTCCACGCTGGCGAAGTCGCCAAATGTTTCGTACCTACCTGGTGGACAGAACTTGATGATGGCTCTTAATGCTTCCCGTTGA